In Oryza sativa Japonica Group chromosome 2, ASM3414082v1, the following are encoded in one genomic region:
- the LOC4330961 gene encoding diacylglycerol kinase 7, with amino-acid sequence MERAEETPRAPSTAPSARVSIWESVRACGVWGKEVDKAELRRQVVMPLYARRAVAAAVKAKDEAVGVAAAAERGEEGEVEVEVEAAVTPVVVFVNSRSGGRHGPELKVRLHELISEEQVFDLSVVKPSDFINYGLGCLEKLAEQGDNCAETIRKKLRIMVAGGDGTVGWVLGCLTDLYRLKREPVPPTGIIPLGTGNDLARSFGWGGSFPFGWRSAVKRYLSKAATAPTCSLDSWQAVVMMPDGEIKELPYALKKTEPADCLELCQENGTELPEKASCYKGVFYNYLSIGMDAQVAYGFHHLRDEKPYLAQGPVANKLIYAGYSCTQGWFCTPCTASPQLRGLKNILRLYIKKVNCSEWEQVTMPSSVRSLVVLNLYNYGSGRHPWGDLKPDYLEKKGFVEAHSDDGLLEIFGLKEGWHASFVMAELIKAKHIAQAAAIKFEMRGGQWNRAYVQMDGEPWKQPLLQEQSTIIEINKVPYPSLMINGEQ; translated from the exons ATGGAGCGAGCGGAGGAGACGCCGAgggcgccgtcgacggcgccgtcggcgagggTGTCGATCTGGGAGTCGGTGCGCGCGTGCGGGGTGTGGGGGAAGGAGGTGGACAAGGCCGAGCTGCGGAGGCAGGTCGTCATGCCGCTGTACGCGCGGCGTGCGGTCGCGGCCGCCGTGAAGGCCAAGGACGAGGCcgtcggcgtggcggcggcggcggagaggggcgaggagggggaggtggaggtggaggtggaggcggccgtGACGCCGGTGGTGGTGTTCGTCAACTCGCGGAGCGGCGGTAGGCACGGGCCCGAGCTCAAGGTGCGGCTCCACGAGCTCATCAGCGAGGAGCAG GTCTTTGATCTCTCTGTCGTGAAGCCTTCTGATTTCATTAACTACGGGTTGGGTTGTTTGGAGAAATTGGCCGAACAAGGTGACAATTGTGCGGAGACCATTCGAAAAAAATTGAGGATTATG GTTGCTGGTGGTGATGGCACAGTTGGTTGGGTACTTGGCTGTCTCACAGATCTTTATAGGTTGAAAAGAGAACCAGTTCCACCCACAGGTATCATCCCACTTGGTACAGGAAATGATCTTGCCAGATCATTTGGATGG GGTGGCTCTTTTCCCTTTGGTTGGCGTTCAGCTGTGAAGCGTTATCTCAGCAAGGCAGCTACAGCTCCCACCTGCAGTCTTGACAG TTGGCAAGCTGTAGTTATGATGCCAGATGGAGAGATAAAAGAGTTGCCATATGCACTTAAGAAAACGGAACCTGCAGACTGCTTGGAACTTTGCCAG GAGAATGGCACTGAGTTACCTGAGAAAGCTTCTTGCTATAAAGGAGTATTCTACAACTACCTTAGCATTG GGATGGATGCCCAAGTTGCTTATGGCTTCCACCATCTTCGTGATGAAAAGCCATATCTTGCTCAAGGGCCTGTTGCAAATAAG TTGATATATGCTGGTTATAGCTGCACACAGGGGTGGTTCTGCACACCTTGTACAGCAAGCCCTCAGTTAAG GGGGCTTAAGAACATTTTGCGACTTTACATTAAAAAAGTCAATTGTTCTGAATGGGAGCAAGTTACAATGCCTtcaag TGTTAGATCCCTGGTGGTCTTAAATTTATACAACTACGGCAGTGGAAGGCATCCATGGGGTGATCTTAAACCTGATTACCTTGAAAAG AAAGGTTTTGTCGAAGCTCATTCCGATGATGGATTGCTTGAAATATTCGGTCTGAAAGAAGGTTGGCATGCTTCATTCGTTATGGCTGAGCTAATTAAAGCAAAGCACATTGCTCAG GCTGCAGCCATCAAGTTTGAAATGAGGGGTGGCCAATGGAATCGTGCGTATGTTCAGATGGATGGAGAGCCATGGAAACAACCACTCCTACAGGAGCAGTCAACCATTATCGAGATAAACAAAGTTCCTTACCCTTCTCTGATGATAAATGGGGAGCAATGA